CCGTCATCCGGCCACGACGGCTGCTGCTTGGCAGGCAACTGCGGCCACTCGAGACCCACAGGACGCGTGGGCACGGACGGGGTGTTATGCGTTTCGGGCGTGGTACTCACCCGAGCGAGCCTAGGCGCCGAACCACGATGGCGCACATCGGCCCTGACTGTGAGACATCACGGGCGACGTGCGAGCCGGACTCGGGGCGGCGATGCCAGGTCGACGCCCCGGCCCGAGAGCCCGGGGCGATGCCCGGTACAGCGTCGGCGATCGTCAGCCGCCGGCGTCGCGAGCGCCGTGCGCGTCGCCGTCGGTCGTGATGGATTCGACGCGCTCGACAGATTCGACACGCTCGACGGACACGGACGTCTCGCCGTCATCGATCGTGACGGCGTCATGAGCCTGGGCGTCATGAGCGGCGTCGTGGACCGCGATGTCCTCGACGTCGGCCGTGACGTCGGCTGCCTCGCCGGCGGGCGCGTCGTTGTTCTTGATGTCCTTGCCGTCCTTGTCCGAGCCCTTGCGCGGCAGGCGGGCGGCAGCGTCTTCGAGGGCCGCGGTGGCGCTGCCCTGGATCTCCTTGGCCACCTGCACGGCGCCTTCACCGAGGGAGCGGGCACGCTCGCCGACCGACTTCTTGCGCGACGCGGCGTACTCATCAACGTACTCCTGGCCGGACAGCAGCATCAGTTCATACATGATCTCGTCGGTGATGGAGCGCAGCACGAAACGGTCGGAGCCCATGCCGTCGAAGCGCGAGAAGTCGAGCGGCGCGCCGAAGCGCACGTGCGGCTGCGCGTAACGGCCGAACTTCTCGCCGGGAGGTGCGACGGTGTCGGTGTCCATGACGGCGACCGGGATGACGGGCACGCCACTCTCGAGCGCGAGACGCGCGATACCGGTCTTGCCCTTGTAGAGACGGCCGTCGGGCGAGCGCGTGCCCTCGGGGAAGATGCCGAACAGCTCACCGGCGGCGAGGATGCGCTTGCCGGTCGCGAGCGCACCGGCCGCGGCGGAACCGCTCGTGCGATCGATCGGCACCTGACCCGTGCCGGAGAAGAAGCCCTTCTGCAGGCGCCCCTTGACGCCGGGCGTCGTGAAGTACTCCGACTTCGCGACGAACGTGACGCGGCGTTCGACGACGAGCGGGACGAACAGCCAGTCCGAATAGGAGAGGTGGTTGATCGCCAGGATCGCCGGGCCGGCGTCGGGAATGTGCTCGAGGCCCTCGACCGTCGGGCGGAAGACCGTTCGAAGCGCAGGCCCGACGAGAACCCTCTTGAGAAGCCAGTAGAGCACGGGAAGTCTTCCTCTCGGGGTGCAGGACGGCTTCACTCTACTGGGTCACACCGGCCTGCACATGCCGCCACGGCGACGCAGCGTGCCAGGATGAGCACATGCGAACCCGGCCCCGCACCTGCCCACCGACGTCCGCGCCCGGGCGGGCCACCTCGCGCATCGGCGAGGCGCTGCGATGAGCACCGAGCCCCGCGACCGCGACTGGGACGCCGAGTTCGCCCAGATCACCCGGCATCTCGACCTCGACGCAGCGTCGGAATCCGCGACGCGCCGCGGCGCCCACCGGGATCTCTTCGAGCCCACATCCGACGAGACCACGCCCATGACGCCCGCCTCGCCGGCCCCGGCTGACGACGGTCCTGTACCCGGCTTCCGACCGCAGTGGCGCATGCCGGACGAGCAGCCATGGGTGATGACGCCGCCGCCTCACGGGCAGGCTGGGAGCGCTGCAGGTCAATACGACCACGACGATCTCGATGACCTGGACGAGGAACCCTTCGTCCCGCCTGAGCCCGCACCGTTCGAGACCGGTGACCCGGCGAGCGTCATCATGCTCGCCTGCTTCGTCCTCGGGCCGGTGTGGCTGCTCTACCTCACCCTGTTCGATCGTGAGGCGGCCACGCTGTGGTGGCTCGTCGCGGCGGGGCTGCTCGTCGGCGGCTTCGCCCTCGCCGTCGCGAGGCAGCCGAAGAACCGCGACGAGCACGACGATGACGACGACGGCGCCCGCGTCTGAGCCTCTGCGACTGCCGGCCCGAGCGGCCTCGTCCGATCCCCCGGGCCCTCCCAGCGGACGTCAGTCGGTCGTCAGTGCGACGTCACCGTGACGTCGACGACGAGCGGGCGGTGATCGGTCGCGACCGTCATGTCGTGCTCCACGGCGCTCATGTCGACCGTCTCCAGCGTCAGCGACGGCGAGGCGTAGACAAAGTCGATGCGCTTGTGCGGTTCGGCGGCGTTGAACGTGTTGATGCGCGGCCCTGCGTCGACGAGCCCGTGTGCCTTGAACTCCCGCCCCGCGGGCCCGTTCTCGAGCTCGTTGAAGTCGCCGGCGATCGCCCACGGCACGTCGCCCGGCAGGTTCGGGTCGGCGATGAGCTCACGCGCGTGCCCGGCGCGCATCGAGCTGTAGAGCGACAGATGCGTGCTGATCGCGAGCCACTTCGCCTCGCCGGGCAGGCACACCTCGGCCCATGCGTAACCGCGCGGCTCTTGCGGACGCGGCACGGTGTAGAGGCCGTGGCCGCTCGCGGCGACGTCGAGGCGCGGCGCCGTCACGATCGCGGTGCTCATGCGGTGACGGTTGCCTCCGCCCCACACGAGCCCGACGGATTCGGCGAACTCGGCGACGCGATGGTCGGAGAACGGATGGCGCGGCATCTCCTGCAGGCACAGCACGTCGGGCGCGGCGTGCCGGATGACGCGCAGCAGGGCCGCACGGTCGTCCTTGAGGCCGCGCACGTTGTACGACATGAGACGGGTGGTCATGCGATGTCCTCCTCGACGGCGCTGCGCGCCAGGTCGGCCGCGCCGATGAGCCCGGCCTCGTTGCCGAGCTGCACCTGCACGATTCGTGCCTCCGGGCGGTACCCGCGCCCCGGCAGCTGCTTGCGGAAGGCCTCGCGCGCCGGCGTCAACAGCATCTCGCCGGCTGCCGACACGCCGCCGCCGATGACGAACGCGCCCGGGTCGAACGCACTCGCGAGGTTCGCGAGGCCGGTGCCGAGCCACGAACCGATCTCGGCGAGCAGTTCGGCCGCCGTCGCGTCCCCTGCAGCCGCGGCCTGGGTGATCATGGGCCCGGTCAGCTTCGTCAGGTCGCCGCCGATCTCGGCCTCGATGTCGTGCGCCATCGGCGACTGCGCCGCGAGCAGCGAGCGCGCCTCGCGCACGAGCGCGTTACCGCTGGCGTACTGCTCCCAGCAGCCGCGGTTGCCGCACTCACAACGGATGCCGCCGGGCACGACCTGCATGTGGCCGAACTCGCCCGCGATGCCGTACCGGCCGCGCTGCATCACCCCGTCGACGAGGATCGCGCCGCCGATGCCGGTGCCGAGGTTGACCATGATGACGTGGCTCTCCCCCGCCACCGCGCCGAAA
This region of Dermacoccus nishinomiyaensis genomic DNA includes:
- a CDS encoding lysophospholipid acyltransferase family protein; protein product: MLYWLLKRVLVGPALRTVFRPTVEGLEHIPDAGPAILAINHLSYSDWLFVPLVVERRVTFVAKSEYFTTPGVKGRLQKGFFSGTGQVPIDRTSGSAAAGALATGKRILAAGELFGIFPEGTRSPDGRLYKGKTGIARLALESGVPVIPVAVMDTDTVAPPGEKFGRYAQPHVRFGAPLDFSRFDGMGSDRFVLRSITDEIMYELMLLSGQEYVDEYAASRKKSVGERARSLGEGAVQVAKEIQGSATAALEDAAARLPRKGSDKDGKDIKNNDAPAGEAADVTADVEDIAVHDAAHDAQAHDAVTIDDGETSVSVERVESVERVESITTDGDAHGARDAGG
- a CDS encoding endonuclease/exonuclease/phosphatase family protein, yielding MTTRLMSYNVRGLKDDRAALLRVIRHAAPDVLCLQEMPRHPFSDHRVAEFAESVGLVWGGGNRHRMSTAIVTAPRLDVAASGHGLYTVPRPQEPRGYAWAEVCLPGEAKWLAISTHLSLYSSMRAGHARELIADPNLPGDVPWAIAGDFNELENGPAGREFKAHGLVDAGPRINTFNAAEPHKRIDFVYASPSLTLETVDMSAVEHDMTVATDHRPLVVDVTVTSH
- a CDS encoding ROK family glucokinase → MSLAIGIDIGGTKVAGGLVDERGTVIARARRDTPHRSTKAAVVEDLLVSVVDELQDAAERDDLGEVSAIGIGAAGFVGADRSTVVFAPHLSWRNEPLRENLRARCAFPVFVDNDANTACWAEWRFGAVAGESHVIMVNLGTGIGGAILVDGVMQRGRYGIAGEFGHMQVVPGGIRCECGNRGCWEQYASGNALVREARSLLAAQSPMAHDIEAEIGGDLTKLTGPMITQAAAAGDATAAELLAEIGSWLGTGLANLASAFDPGAFVIGGGVSAAGEMLLTPAREAFRKQLPGRGYRPEARIVQVQLGNEAGLIGAADLARSAVEEDIA